CCGCGGCGTGGGATGAACATCATCCGCAAACGTCTGCCGGGGTTGCAGTTGGGTATGTCGATGTGATCGGCGGAACGGTCATTCTGGCCGAGAAGGAGTGGAACGCCGGTTGCCTTTTTCCGGGCCAGCCGCGCGGGGCACGGTGCCACGCGCTTGTTGACCCAGCGTCTGCCCACGGGGCAAGCAACCGCAGGAGACGAGACCATGTATCCGACCCGTACCAACGATCCGTTCGACCAGCTGTTCACCAGTGTCTTCAACCGCAACGGCAACGGCGCCACGCTCATGCGCGCGCCCGAGACGGACGTGATGGAGACCGAGCGCGAAATCCGCGTCATCACCGAGATGCCCGGGCTCAAGCGCGAGAACATCGAGATCGACGTGGAGAACAACGTTCTGACCGTCCGTGGCGAAAAGCGTGAGGAGCGCACCGAGGGCGAGCAGGGCAAGTGGCACCTGGCCGAGCGCCGCTACGGCACCTTTGCTCGCTCGTTCGTGCTGCCGCGCGACGTGGACGCCGACGGCATTCAGGCCCACTTTGAGGACGGCGTGCTCACCGTGAGCGTGCCCAAGAGCGAAAAGGCGCGCCGCCGCCGCATCGAAATCGGTGGCAGCGCCGCGCAGTCCGTGAGCGAAGGCCAGCCCGCCTGACCCCCGGCCTGAAGACGCGAGCGGCCGGCGACACCCCGTCGCCGGCCGCTTCGCTTTCATGATCCAACGCAATCCCCGCGCACCTGTCCAATCCCGCCACATGCGTCTGCAACGTACCACCCTTGCCGGGGCCGTCATCGGCGGCGTGCTCGCGGTCTTCTACCTGGTTCCGGTCGCGTTCGCCGTCCTCATCCTGCGCTCCACCTCCGGCAGCCACGGCGCGTCCACCGGGGCGTGGGTGGTGATCTGGATCGTGGTCGCGCTCGTCGTGCTCGCCGCGGCGGCGCTGGGCGGCGCACTCGTGGCGCTGGCCGCGCGGCTCATCCGCCGGACCCGCCACCGCTGAGCTTCAGACGCACAGGCCTGCGGTGATAGGCGATCGCGGCGGTTTTCGTCGATCAACGGAAACGATCAGCGCGAGGCCCGAGCGCGGCTGAGGACGAGGATGCCGGCGAAGTCGCCGTCTCGGTCGCGCCGGTTGATCGAGGGGGCATACATCCGCGAAATGCCGCCGTCCAGGTACAGCGCGTCGGGGCAGCGCAGCACGTCGCGGTACAGCGTGGCAAAGGTGTTCATGTCCACCGGATCGGCGGAGATGACGAACACCGCCGTCCGCCCGCCGCGCACGCCCACGCCGTTGCGGACGTTCACGCGCCGCGACGGATTGCGAAAGGCGCGGTGGATGACCCCCGCGCGCACCAGCAGCGGTCCCGACTGTGTCGCGATCCGTACGCCCCGCGGCGTGCGCGCGGCGTAGGAGCCCGTCTCGCGCACTCCCGCACTGTCGCCCGCGACGAAGAAGACGCCGTTGGGCTTGATGTAGAAGTTGCCGCCCGCCGAGTCGCGCGCGTTCAGCGGCGCGCGGACGACGCCCTCCTGCACCAGCAGGCCCACCGGCGCATGGCTGGCGTGAAACATCCCCGCGTTCATCGCGAACAGCGCCTCG
This sequence is a window from Longimicrobium terrae. Protein-coding genes within it:
- a CDS encoding phosphodiester glycosidase family protein, with the translated sequence MRLIHRLPSRRFRALALTVGAIAAVGLGVAGALVHEADGANSSPIAAQDTAGWKAERIRFRGHEFHVVTVDVRRADLRLEVADAQGRRYGRLGAVADAMAARGREALFAMNAGMFHASHAPVGLLVQEGVVRAPLNARDSAGGNFYIKPNGVFFVAGDSAGVRETGSYAARTPRGVRIATQSGPLLVRAGVIHRAFRNPSRRVNVRNGVGVRGGRTAVFVISADPVDMNTFATLYRDVLRCPDALYLDGGISRMYAPSINRRDRDGDFAGILVLSRARASR
- a CDS encoding Hsp20/alpha crystallin family protein encodes the protein MYPTRTNDPFDQLFTSVFNRNGNGATLMRAPETDVMETEREIRVITEMPGLKRENIEIDVENNVLTVRGEKREERTEGEQGKWHLAERRYGTFARSFVLPRDVDADGIQAHFEDGVLTVSVPKSEKARRRRIEIGGSAAQSVSEGQPA